The DNA sequence TTATTGAAATGCAAGGAATCTTATTTACCACATGGGATATTCTGAGGATTAATCTGCTGTGGTCGGACAAAACCTTTCTCCACAATCAGAAGTGAGATTGACTCCCTGTTACTAAATGCCTAcacagatagataaatagatagatagataggtgaaatttatatttataaatttatatatatatatatataaatttaaaatatatgaagaataattaaaaaaacatatatcatatatcactcatattgttttatattccAGAATACCATGGTACCTATTGCTATGTGTCTGCTGTAGAATTGCTCTGGGTATTAAGAATTAATGCTTTCGCCGATTTAGAATGTAAAGAAATTTCCATTATATTCTAAGGTCGTGTTGGCGATGATTCATTGTTTTCCCCTGTTGTGACAGACGTATTTGACATATTATATACACCTGCACTAACACAGTATATGAATAATGATACCCAGCTAGTACTCAATCTTCATTTGATTACAATATTTCTTCCTATtcagtttataaaaaaaaagataaaaatacacacacatgATGGTAAACCCAGACCTATTTTAAATGGCTTTGAAATATGGTTAAAGAGatcaacactgtacatatacatgttaaataacGCACGACAATAATTCTTAACAATCGCGATCGATGTTGCGGTCTTGTGttggaaatttttcaaaactctGACGAAATATACTGAATAATGAGGTGATCGATGGAAACAATATATCAACTGTATATATCTGTAGTATCTTAATTTAATCCACTACGGACCAGACCCCATATTCTGTTCCTCCGCAGAAAATGTCAACTACACATTCCACTCTTTTGTGAAGCCCAGACGGGTCATCCATTCATTGTTCACCCCGAGTGCGCATCGTCACATCCACGACCAAATGTGATTTCAACACCGTTATTCACTTTAGATTTTCATGTGTGGGCATTGACAAAGAATATCACAGTTcggttaaaaatgtaaatttgaaagttttcctGTGTGAACATACGAAAAATTACATTATTCGCTTCATAATTGTctattacaatgtacatgtatgacgaCAAAGCTTTAAAATACAACGCAATGGCGGATCTAGAAGGGGTTTACGGGGGTTACAGCATCCCCCTTTGATTAAATACTTATAACAAAAATTGTCATGTTTCACCATTTTGGGGTCCCCAAAAACCCCCTCCCATTGGGAGGTGGAAACAGTACGAAGTTTGGGTCGCACCCCCtttttgaaatttgtttgaATCCGCCTCTTCAATGGCAATTGTGTTGCAGCACAATGCTTGCACGCACTTTATACCGGTACGATGGCATTGTACAGAATATTTGAATAGGGTCCTTGATAACTGTGTTTTGCTGGAACTGTTTCAGAATGGTATAAAGATACACCTATATTTCTCAGTGATTAAATAGGTATTTATCAGTTTAGGTGTAGTTTAAGCTCTCATAGTCTTGAACCCGGAAAACTGGTATATTCGTAATGAATCGCGTTGATTGGCTGACGACTGTTTAGAATGAAGTCGTTCATTTGTCGATTGCTTTATCCATGTGTCCCTTCTTATCGCAATCAGTCGACTCAGTCTACACAACATGATTATATCAGTGGAAAATCACGATTATTTCACAAACTAAATCAGGTCAATGATGCTGAAAGTGGCTCCCAACCGACGTAAAGATCCTGCAAAGCTCTTCGACACGGTCTTGATTGCAGATAACATTATGTGTATCATGCGTATATGTTTGTCATTTACATGTAGTCCTAAGTGAGAATGAACGTGTTTAGTTAATATGATTAGCATATTGTCTATATTTGGTTgctggttggttgtatattgttttacgccccGTCGAGAATGTTTCCTtgatattgagacgtcaccagctgtaggtgaagtaccacaaatttagacctgtaCTTAGCGCTTATTTAAATATGCTGAAAAGCCGCAAGGTTTAAAGggcacaacgcatgtttctaaactttttcattttttcagcaaattaattcttttcatgcctaaaactattttaaatgtgtttttaatgaaaCATTTAGCGTAGTTTTCGAAgaagggcgcatatgacgtcactgtaccacgtgactacctaactaattaactagacttaaagcagattttttcaattcataagtGAATTCTCAACACAATTAAATGTTTTCTaatgtttggcacatctcattttgttctAAACTCGCTATTTTCTATTGaacagtctaatgtaaacaaaaacgtggcatgagccttgtttacataacagagaattgcgagtgctgtatctcacttataactcaacaactgatatttaaatttttggtgatcattagaaatactttagttaagcacatcgtgtccatgcccctttaaatcaaataaacaatacaatacgaacgtagcagtgagggttcttaaacgtgccaacgcctgtcgcgacacatCGTCGGAAATCCACgattgattacgcttcgttcctctctccatcacccgtgggtccttCCATTCATACACGCTCGTTTTcgtgaataaatattttaaaatatcgtccaatcaaagtaatcgttatagtaacggaactcttctgtttttaaaggtagtaTCAAtttaactttgctatcacaagaacaaactccccgtcgaggcctcattacgtcacctacgtacagacctctcctatgtgacgcagcacaatatacagatttgtatattgtgagtccgcgattatcacacAGGCTAATAACAATAAAGAAGTAGTTTGTAGTtaaaagcttgaaaatattgacattaagagcattattataaaagtatggattttattttaaacataaaattaatatgttttacggcgttaccgtgtttgagggcgaagcaaaaaagttttgacattagtatctatatccaaaacaggacaaaaacaacccgaagttagcacgcggacggagctgtatcaaagcatcctaattttggacatttgatccgcctatatattgaacgcgggaaatataacgcaatcgatgtaaacagtacattgtgacatcatattcagcgtcgttatttagcaaatttacaaacatagcgtttgaaccacaacaaaaaacatggcgttaatcgtggagtgattatatatgattaggaaaataagatttacatgcttttacggattttatgtaacatctcagaacgacgtgaactagggtagacgagattcaaaatggacgaatacatgtccacgcgctaatattcgaattgACTCCATtaggtaccaaacttttcaagttccataggtatggtttaatttttcattattttcctatattctccttttaaacatgtatatacgtgttacctatagggagagctccgctctcacggcccttcgggccgtgagagggcttcgccctctattacctatagggagagctccgctctcacggcccttcgggccgtgagaggacTTCGCCCTctatcaaaagatcattaaaaggtatggatactctgttcaaattatagtgtttttaaaatgtttacgttcttgttttgaactgtttacgtttgacgttatggttttttcgtcattctacagtgacgtcacacagtatacgcggtATAAGAattcgctatcccataatgacTAACTGGAAGAgattggtttgtgagcaaacaaACTCTGGCTGAAGTTTGATCACAAgaattgtataccgaaattgggctgaaagcgtCCTGTTCattggacaaattcgctcagGGTATACGatgagcgcccaatcaaattgcctcattaattattcatgagaacgagcgagtaggaatgaatggacccacgggttatggagagaggaacgaagcgtaatcaatcGTGGGTTTccgccgcgacacgggacctctgtttttaaggtcatatctgaaagacccgtgattgccgaacatttggcgaaggagcaatcactacataTGTTACgtcgccgcggtggcctagaggttagagcgttcgccccgcatgtggaaggccgggtttcgaatcccggccgcgacagacctaagtcgttaaaataagtagtgacagttccatcgccaaatgctcggcatcaggtgtgaatgtcacgggttctccgtttctgaatttatttttctcatcacaattacacaattgtatacagagatttagtacatatattttatataaaagtgatgTTAATATATCACTAAATGTTTTAAGGCATGCGTGAGTATGGAGATAGGCAACATATGCAATTTTAGATTCGAGTAGTCATTGGGTCGGGGAGCAtagtttattaatatttcttataaaggaacacaattttcttagaaaagattgctcggagattaccttaaaaacggatgtcccgtgtcacagtaggtgtgacacgctaaagaaccctcactgctcaatggccataagcgccgagcataggcctaaatttgaagcccttcaactgtgacgtctccacatgagtgaaaaatcctcgagcgagacgttaggcaatatacaatcaatcaatcttaggTTTGACGAAGTCATGACCCGAGCGTGGATCGAACTCACGGcgtcccggttacgaagcgaacggtATCCCACTGAGCTACCAAGACTAGTCTTGGTATTGATAAGAACATTGCGTACATTTGGTGTTGATCAGAGTATTATGTATGTTTGGTGTTGATCAGAGTATTGTGTATGTTTGGTGTTGATCAGAGTATTGTGTATGTTTGGTGTTGATCAGAGTATTGTGTATGTTTGGTGTTGATCAGAGTATTGTGTATATTCGATGTTGATCAGATTATTCAGCAGGTTATGGAGTTAATAAATCTTTTCTATCTATAATTCAGAGTTGCGAGTACCACAGACGCTAGAGTTGataagtttttctttttgtatttcAGAGTCGAGGTTACGACAGGCTATGGTGCGTTTTGAGTTGataagtttttctttttgtatttcAGAGTCGAGGTTACGACAGGCTATGGTGCGTTTTGAGTTGataagtttttctttttgtatttcAGAGTCGAGGTTACGACAGGCTATGGTGCGTTTTGAGTTGataagtttttctttttgtatttcAGAGTCGAGGTTACGACAGGCTATGGTGCGTTTTGAAGGATCGAACCATCCACATTTTTAAGGAGAAAGATAACAGGAACGAAGACACGGTAAGACTCATCAGATCAACCTGTGTCGTGAAAGTGTAGcggcagaactgtagctctctggggaaaAATCGGGACAGATCAGAGAACTTCAGATCAATCCCTTATAAAACCATTTGATTTACGACGCAGAAAAAACGCGCATGGTTGAGACCTTATATTTCTATCTCATAGAGTTACACCTGCAGTTAAGTATGGTGGGAAAACAAGAGGATTTTATCAACATGAATAAGATATAtaagtatttatttttaaaaagtcaagaATTAAATGAGACATGTGATCATTACACACGTAATAAGCTTTGGGACGATTACAATGGTTCGGTAGAGCTCAGGATATATTTCTTCTTCATTGTTAGTGATAAACATGCTCTTAGGTGGTAGCGATAAAAgtaattattatatactttcaatttcatctcttcttttttctttaaaagtttgcgggcatatatcacacgatatatgcccggaaacattccggcccgcaaacgttacgtcacaatcaaatttctacgccgttaattttgaaatttttcgtgtttttcatcttttactcagttaaaccgataaagttattgttaaaaataaaattattgttagtttctaaatgaaattgaaagtatataataaaaaggttatatactttgtatgggaaatatgacgacctcgttttttgtcgcgaacggacctcgcaagctcggtccgtctacgcgccaaaaaactcggtcgtcatattttcccatacaaagtctataacctataaatattcaACCACATTAATTGGAGTAAAGCAGCTTTATGGTGTAGATATTAACTTTGAAATGTAAAGGGAACACATTTCATTCACACGGAGTCACGCTGATGGCTACATTAAGCTGTGTTAATGTGTTATTATATGAACCCATAACAATAAAATGTAGCCTTCTCGTGCAGATTTGCTCTGTTACTTACACAGAAAAGTTTGATGACGTActtgattaaaatattttatgctaATGACTATTTTTGGAATCAGTTCATATATCGTGTGTTACGTGTTATAAAACTTCACATGACGTTATTCATACAATCTACACGATATTGATAAAACTAGATTGGAATATTGGActgtaaaataaatgtacatgaaacaTCACCCCCCGCTGTTTCCCTGAATATCAATGgtgtaaattatttttatctatatctaaCATTCGCAGTTTGTGATTGCACATTCTGAGGACAATCTCTAATACGTATAAAACTAATACAAACCACACTGGTATAATTATATCAACTTTGTAGCAATGCTTACCACTTGACTGGCGTACGGTTACGAATTCAATGTGGACAGTTCTTAGGGAGTATAACTTAAACTAGCACAAATCTAAATATTGTGACGATTATTGTATATGGGAAGGCGTTTTACTATTcattcaaaaaaaaattaaacaaaaagaaatatccctaaagctagagagatatctctttgaatTAGATAACTCTTAACCTTTAGatttgagtcaaatgctgtctgatgtgttttataccgattgttaggccgttattggcacactgattttgactacggataattccgtttacctgatcaagatatagggctcacgccgggtgtgaccggtcgacaggggatgcttactcctcttacgcacctgatcccacctctggtatatcctggggtccgtgtttgcccaactctctattttgtattgcttacagaagttaggagattgatcactgctcgttatcttcgcctttcatatttCTCTTTACCGTAAACATATATCCCtttatcatttgatatttattgtCTTGATGAAATTACGGCGATTTTGACTGGCTGAAAAATGTGTTTAATTTCTGAATCATGGAAAACCTTATTTGACTTCTTGGTATTGATATGTCgtatgaatttgaaaacaaaatcatgttttattatttcaactcaatttttaaaatatttacatgtaaatgataattAGATGATAAGAAtgtaagatatatctctcaatATGAAAGAGATATACATGTGTCTcaatataaaaagaaatatctctctaaGGGAAAGAGAGGTGAGAAATATTTCTTACATTTGTTAATTCAAAGAGAAATCTCTTTTTCTACAGAGATACATCGATATATCTCTAAAACGTAGAGATATATCTTGTTTTCTGAATAAATAGTCAAACGGTTTGCGATAAAAATTTGGATTTTTACTTATTCATATAACAATCGACAGAAAACAAACTTTGACAAGTGATTGCATAATATTATTGACTCTAGGTCATGGCTTCAAGGTAAAGCTTACTGTTTCTCGTAAACAACTCCATCTTTGTACAAAGGCAGTATAGCGTTTGGATCGAATAAATCAATATGTGTATTGACAGAATAGatcaatatatgaatattgacAGAATTGTTTTCATCTGATTTAATTCACAATATAGCTATAGAGTTCCTCTAGTCCTTATGAATCCCCTTATCAGGTCTATTGTTTCCAATCAATGATATGTGTAtgcatattttcaaacaaaatttattcACACCGGGGTCGGCAATTGGGTCCCGTGTCAAATACACCAACAATTTATTTATTCACATTAGAATAACTTATACTTTAATTTCTATATTAAAATATCTTTCAATAATACATTCCCGGCGAATCCATTTCTATTAAAGAGATCACCGTGTAGGCAAACCTATAGGAAATAGCAGAACATAcgatatctctttattgtagaCTACTGACTAATTATAACTGACAATGTATTTTGTCTACTTGATACAGGTGCTCGGTAGTATATACATTTTGTCTACTTTATGCAGGTGTTCAGTATTATAAGCATTTTGTCTACTTAATGCTCGGTAGTATATACATTTTGTCTACTTTATGCAGGTGTTCAgtattataaacattttgtcTACTTAATGCTCGGTAGTATGTACATTTTGTCTACTTTATGCAGGTGTTcagtattatatacattttgtctACTTTATGCAGGTGGTCggtaatatatacattttgtctACTTAATGCTCGGTAGTATATACATTTTGTCTACTTTATGCAGGTGGTCGGAAGCTTGACCATCGACGATAACACGGAATGCAAATATACAGAGAGCGACAGAGATGGATACAAGTTTGAGCTGCACACAATTGGACCTTACAAAACCACACGTGCAAACAGATTTAAGGTACGTTTACATATGAGCATAGACATAGATGTCAGACATCAGGAATCTCTAGAACAATGCTGATTTAATCGGTTTGTGAtgtttgcattttgttttggGATTCATCACAAGCACACACTCGCGCGCGTACAGAGGAGAGAAAGACAGATAGAGAGATGATACATTAAAGTCAATATATAAAGGCTTTAATAAGTCTTCTTTTCAGTGAAGAGTGAATGTAAATTTACATTACAAACAAATTGGGGATTTTCCCCCCACAAGCTTTCGGCCACCTTGGAGTTGGTAACTTACATTCTAAACAACCTGATTGGTTTGAAGTTTTGAAATGGATTGTATCTCACAATTTGTTTTTCTTCCTGTTCGAACCAGTTCTTATCTCATACTCACGAAGTTTATGAGTCGTGTATTTAAGAAATTACTTAAAACATAAATAGTTATAGGTGTACAATGCATATCATGGAATATgcaatcatattttgatataccaCTCCTTCATAACAGATAAAGGGCAGAGAATTTATAAAGCTGTCTGACCTTTGTGTCAATGGCCTCGCATGAACATAATCACAGTTAAATTTGTGATACATAAGCATTTGAGAACAAtgtatcaaaaaataaaataatgtggcCTTTTCACCAATAAATCATCCTTGGCATCACTTTTGTGTAGAAACTACTACTCAAGAAACTATTCCCCGTACTTAAACTGTAAAGCTAATTTCCCCGCGAAGACTTTTGACTGCTATATATGCCCAGGAAGTCAATTCGATATTGAACATAAGGATTAATGTTCTCCAAATTTAAAATTGCCCAGAGGCGGTGTGAACGACGCAATTATTCTGTCAAGACAGAAATTTAGATGACATTCCGTGAGAAAATCTTTGACTGTAGCAAGATTGTGAGatataataaaatgtattttcaaaacctGGGATCATAAAGTGTCCATTGTTACGTAAtaaaaaatccagaaaactgTAGAACGTTCGCGGCTCAAAAATACTCCAACGAAAatgttggtttttaaaaaaaatgaaacttgTTACCGAACCGAACCTCAATATGTGGTCACATAATATGACGACCTGTTGATTGGGTTGGGGGAAGGGGTGGGGTTGGTTCGCTGCACATGTACATTCAAAACCAAGATCATGATATTTTCTTAATGGTTTGCTTCACAACatgtttttctgttttatttttgaaaacgcTATCTTAGAATTCTTTTGGAAAGAAAGTGTTTTCCCACTTATATGAAATTTCATCCTATTTTTCCATCGCTTTTCCAGACCAGGAAGAAGGTGGAGCGAGAAATGTGGCGGGCTTACATCGTGGGATTGTCTAAAGTAGGTCTGCAATTATGCTGTAAAACGATATCAGGTTGCACACAGATTACTAGTAGTTAACTTTAACTTGacattgatttttacatttatataactCCAACTTGGCGTTAACTGATAAAATTTAAAGCAGGGATAGATTTTATGGGTAAATTTCTCTTACACAAGTTTTTTAAATCCAGACATATTTGGGGCAAAATTACTGTGTAGAAAATTCATTATCATTTGACCTtagatacaatatacatgtagtttgtacTTTTTTATAACGTTCCTGTTCTCCTTGTCGGAAATGACGTGGATTTCCTTTCGGTAATGCTATTCACAATACTATAGTACCCATTGATAAACGTATTCATTGTTTCACTGTATGCTCCGATTACCGATTTTCAGCACTTTTGTAAGATTGTATATCGTCGTCTGATTCCCCAAGACTGGGACCATTAGATAAAACACTGTTTCTGTTCGTTACTTCAGGGCAGAGTCCCCAATGACCTAGATTTGTTGGACAGTCAAGTTGACGAATTAAAGCCTTCATCCGCGAAGAAGCTCTTAGAATCAGTGGTGCTGAATCCGTCTCTCTCGGGGGCGGATCTAGGCATCAAGCACTGCAGAAAAGAACCTCCATGTCACGGTCAGAGGACAGCGGGTTTGAGGCCGCTAGTTCACACCCTAGATCTCTCGGAAGTCAACGTTCCTCGTCTTCCGGTTCCAGGGACACAATCAGTGGGGGCGGAGGGGGGCCTACAATGGTAAGAACTGCCACCAAATACAGACTATACATGTCTGAATGAAAAACTCATATTATCGTCACAAAATCACAGGAAAACGGTTCTCTGTTTCAGAGACATAAATTTACAAATAACCCAAGAATGGATGATGAAGTGCCGAGGTAAATTTTTTCTAATTATATACAGATTGCAATCACCTTAATTGCATCataattgatttttaattttgataaacttTCTTAGAATGAGATTGGATTAAATGTAGTTTTTAAACAGTACATTATGTACGTGGATTCAAAGGTTAACGTTTGTATTTCCTGAGTTTGAAGTAAGGAGATCATTTGAAGAAGAATTGATCTACCAACGTTTTTGCAAGGAGAGTTGAATTGTAATTTGATGTACCTTTTTGATTTTTACAGTTGGTTTTTCTCGATCTGCAATCGGGATTTAGCAGAGAAAGTATTGGTTAATAGTGGTCAATATGGGAACACACTAATGCGAGAAAGTTCATCTCAAAAGTCCAGCGGAAGTTACGTCATCAGTAAAATAGGAAAAATTGACGGGTAAGCTCTAAAGTAGCATATATATTTTCCCGATGTGTGGCCAGTAGGTATGCCGCTTACGATATTCTAGTGGCTACCTTGTAATCGTGAGGAACCGTGATTGATTCCCAATACTGGGGACCGCGGCAATCTTACAGAGAAATATTACATCCTCATAATGGCTGCCTtccttttgaaatttgaatgaaaCTACAAAACATCagcaattcatatatatttcttttaaatttaagattactactaaaactgcattttttcacAGAACTCTTcacattcaaaatattattgtacatatcctccactttctaTCCAcgtaatcccgtggggatccggcttaaaaacagaggtctcGGTCTCGTTTCATGACAGGCTCTGTCACGGTAAAGTCCCATCACTGCTACTGCCCAGAAcgccatgcataggtcaaaataTTTACAGCTAGtcacaactggtgacgtctcgacGTAAATTTCCCGAATGCGACGTACAACATCAAACAGCACAAACTAATTGGGACACTTCATACGAACTTCGCATATGTTGAGTTTTAATTTCATTCCAAATGTTATCTATTTTATTGTGTCCTCCCCTTCAATGTATGCAAGAAATGTACCCAAActattttttgtgcattttttatttaattacaaAAGAATATCAAACTTGAAACGCATAGAGCTGGCAACCATACTGTGTGCAGAGTGTTGTTTCGGATTAACAAAACTGTTAGTCCTTGTTGTCATGGTATGCGTCTGTCAAAATATGATTCACATTGTTTTATAGTTTGTGATTTTGTGGTGTACCATCgttcattttctatttttcaagcgAAGTAAGAATAGAGCATTTTGAAGTAGAGCGCATCGACAGGGGCTACAGAATTAAGGTGGAAAATGATGtgagtattttaaaacatttgacTGAAAAATCAAGATGATATCATGCAATTGAATTCGCCTAATCCCAGACTTGTATAATCCATTTCAATATGAAATGAGACTCCATTGATAATGTACATTGCGAGTTCTGTTTTTATCATGATTTTTACACTATGCGCAATCCGACAACCTGTCTAGTCCGATAAAATACGTCTCCCACTGCAGTCCGGGTTAAGCAGGTTTGAGGGTATCTACACACAACTTGTGaatggttttctttattttccacGCAGCATGAGCCGCAAAAGAATTTAGTGGCCGTAATGAACACCTTCCGGTTTATAGCGGGGTATGAAAACACGATTCCCATGAAGACGAACGATCTGTCAGAACTTGGACTGACCGAAGAGGACGCCAACCCTTATCATCTGAAGAGGATTGAAAGAGGTGGTTTTCCGTATGCTTTTCTGAATATGGCAGTGGATCACTGGGCTATAAATAGCACGCTGCCATTTACTCTGTGCTGCGCATAAAattgatcttcaaaatgttaaatacaaataaataattaacactatcaaaaagtatttttaatacaaaatctcatttattgaaatgattttttccctCCAAAATCACGAAGGAGAAATGAATGTACAGCGACAGACGTGGTGTATATTTGATTACTCATAATGCACATTTACTTCCTATGTAAACAATACgattttgttgtaaaaaatGCTGGGGTAAATTCAAAATGACGTGTCAGTGATTATTTTGGtgtgcattatttaaaaatatattagtTTAAAGATATTATAAAATGCTTATTTCTTattgaatgaaataatttgtatttaatatttttattgatatcatgcAGTGAATTTGAACTGAACACATTGTTAAACTTATGGATTTGCATGTTTGGTGTGCTCAAGGATATGTTGGTATTTAGAGGTGGTCAGAGAATGACTATTTTTCAGAACTTCCGGCTATATCCAGAGAGCTTCCGGAACCTTTACCAGGTAAATACAAAAGACGAACATTGCATGAAGATTATATTAATCCATATATACGAATTTTATTTATGTCGAGTTTTAGGgtttacattttatttacttCTTTACCTTTCTCACAGGCCCTTTTTGCAACTGacattttaacatttatttCATAGCTTCTTGCTTTTGGTCATGGCTTCATTATTAACACCATTAATACTATTTTTATCATTAGATTATGAGGAACCTATGCAACGTCCCAAAACGTTCAACCCAGGGATCCTGAAAAAGGAGAAAGCCATGTATGAGAGAAAGAGTGAGTCTCTAAAGAATATTCTGAAAACACCAAAAATACATTTCCTCATCTTTCAGATATTGGCTTTAGTTATGGTTTATTCAACAGAATGTTTGAAAACCGCACAGATGTGtcataattataaatattacatgcagttgttttaataaaaagtattttataTCGGGCAATAATTTCTGAGTCCATCTTATTCATTTATATTATATCAATGCTTTAGATAATTTTTTTGGTAGCTTTGTTTCTTTTCATCTCTCGTTATAATAAAAGAATTAACACATATagattaattcatttaaaaagaaagaaaagccCTCA is a window from the Ostrea edulis chromosome 5, xbOstEdul1.1, whole genome shotgun sequence genome containing:
- the LOC125650137 gene encoding uncharacterized protein LOC125650137 isoform X8 encodes the protein MVRFELISFSFCISESRLRQAMVRFELISFSFCISESRLRQAMSRGYDRLWCVLKDRTIHIFKEKDNRNEDTVVGSLTIDDNTECKYTESDRDGYKFELHTIGPYKTTRANRFKTRKKVEREMWRAYIVGLSKGRVPNDLDLLDSQVDELKPSSAKKLLESVVLNPSLSGADLGIKHCRKEPPCHGQRTAGLRPLVHTLDLSEVNVPRLPVPGTQSVGAEGGLQCWFFSICNRDLAEKVLVNSGQYGNTLMRESSSQKSSGSYVISKIGKIDGEVRIEHFEVERIDRGYRIKVENDHEPQKNLVAVMNTFRFIAGYENTIPMKTNDLSELGLTEEDANPYHLKRIERELPAISRELPEPLPDYEEPMQRPKTFNPGILKKEKAMYERKTRQRYDGFSTTRSSFVDKYSKPTARTPSPPEFDPPAPHRESVYYNAPDSDTVTSSLQNPHVQIPSTPSPPPPHPHTPGSRAYYNEEEFKDLKGKEPYRKRSMSVPNVKYPMPAVPIEIDFEQPAVRDVAPPKSVVPNAPPPPTTIAPPPLVVTSPTQKTPASILKTDKRSLPSIPPTPNEEPRSSIETTALTAAQLGLKPTKTNQRATPSASSGFPQSDYVPTPQQLGLRPVKNVNKKDELSTKEYEEAKSIQDIRRRFEKKIPPSTAPKPTTKARPKDEEEEETYNDAISVALPKRSSFIRKLEQQIGVPAVGPMGSPKVPEIKPMTEEEEQFYDSCN
- the LOC125650137 gene encoding uncharacterized protein LOC125650137 isoform X7 — protein: MVRFELISFSFCISESRLRQAMVRFELISFSFCISESRLRQAMSRGYDRLWCVLKDRTIHIFKEKDNRNEDTVVGSLTIDDNTECKYTESDRDGYKFELHTIGPYKTTRANRFKTRKKVEREMWRAYIVGLSKGRVPNDLDLLDSQVDELKPSSAKKLLESVVLNPSLSGADLGIKHCRKEPPCHGQRTAGLRPLVHTLDLSEVNVPRLPVPGTQSVGAEGGLQCWFFSICNRDLAEKVLVNSGQYGNTLMRESSSQKSSGSYVISKIGKIDGEVRIEHFEVERIDRGYRIKVENDHEPQKNLVAVMNTFRFIAGYENTIPMKTNDLSELGLTEEDANPYHLKRIERELPAISRELPEPLPDYEEPMQRPKTFNPGILKKEKAMYERKTRQRYDGFSTTRSSFVDKYSKPTARTPSPPEFDPPAPHRESVYYNAPDSDTVTSSLQNPHVQIPSTPSPPPPHPHTPGSRAYYNEEEFKDLKGKEPYRKRSMSVPNVKYPMPAVPIEIDFEQPAVRDVAPPKSVVPNAPPPPTTIAPPPLVVTSPTQKTPASILKTDKRSLPSIPPTPNEEPRSSIETTALTAAQLGLKPTKTNQRATPSASSGFPQSDYVPTPQQLGLRPVKNVNKKDELSTKEYEEAKSIQDIRRRFEKKIPPSTAPKPTTKARPKETRSFSEPAIDPCHLSALPKRSSFIRKLEQQIGVPAVGPMGSPKVPEIKPMTEEEEQFYDSCN
- the LOC125650137 gene encoding uncharacterized protein LOC125650137 isoform X10; the protein is MVRFELISFSFCISESRLRQAMVRFELISFSFCISESRLRQAMSRGYDRLWCVLKDRTIHIFKEKDNRNEDTVVGSLTIDDNTECKYTESDRDGYKFELHTIGPYKTTRANRFKTRKKVEREMWRAYIVGLSKGRVPNDLDLLDSQVDELKPSSAKKLLESVVLNPSLSGADLGIKHCRKEPPCHGQRTAGLRPLVHTLDLSEVNVPRLPVPGTQSVGAEGGLQCWFFSICNRDLAEKVLVNSGQYGNTLMRESSSQKSSGSYVISKIGKIDGEVRIEHFEVERIDRGYRIKVENDHEPQKNLVAVMNTFRFIAGYENTIPMKTNDLSELGLTEEDANPYHLKRIERELPAISRELPEPLPARQRYDGFSTTRSSFVDKYSKPTARTPSPPEFDPPAPHRESVYYNAPDSDTVTSSLQNPHVQIPSTPSPPPPHPHTPGSRAYYNEEEFKDLKGKEPYRKRSMSVPNVKYPMPAVPIEIDFEQPAVRDVAPPKSVVPNAPPPPTTIAPPPLVVTSPTQKTPASILKTDKRSLPSIPPTPNEEPRSSIETTALTAAQLGLKPTKTNQRATPSASSGFPQSDYVPTPQQLGLRPVKNVNKKDELSTKEYEEAKSIQDIRRRFEKKIPPSTAPKPTTKARPKETRSFSEPAIDPCHLSALPKRSSFIRKLEQQIGVPAVGPMGSPKVPEIKPMTEEEEQFYDSCN